In Fusarium oxysporum f. sp. lycopersici 4287 chromosome 6, whole genome shotgun sequence, a single window of DNA contains:
- a CDS encoding hypothetical protein (At least one base has a quality score < 10): MKIFPFVPSILSLVVSAQLQGITEIDWPKECGHASESFYPAIPTAKPPVAEAPQVASTQVETPHSLLTHAPVIHDNPSLPPAEYAAQNGPFSNPNVYPPHPEASVSGYSQREQSPEPHSTNEKHDGDVHFGDMTHYEVGVGACGQDSTGQGDTGNIVALSKILFDAAKIDTNPNNNPLCGRTIIIKGSNGKVSHGTVLDQCEGCKMSDMYVSHKIYKEIWGSLEKDGTNIQWWYS, encoded by the coding sequence ATGAAAATCTTTCCCTTCGTTCCCTCTATTCTCAGTCTCGTAGTTTCAGCGCAGTTGCAGGGTATAACGGAGATTGATTGGCCAAAGGAGTGCGGACACGCGTCGGAGTCGTTTTACCCTGCCATACCAACCGCCAAGCCTCCCGTAGCGGAGGCACCCCAGGTGGCTTCTACGCAAGTAGAGACTCCCCATTCACTTCTCACCCATGCCCCGGTAATCCATGATAATCCATCTCTCCCCCCTGCCGAGTATGCCGCCCAGAATGGACCATTCTCTAACCCTAACGTTTACCCACCTCACCCCGAAGCCTCCGTAAGTGGTTACAGCCAGCGGGAGCAATCGCCTGAGCCCCACAGTACGAATGAAAAGCACGATGGTGATGTGCATTTTGGCGACATGACTCATTATGAGGTTGGTGTAGGGGCTTGCGGTCAGGACTCGACTGGGCAAGGCGACACTGGCAACATTGTAGCACTCTCAAAAATCTTATTCGATGCGGCCAAGATCGATACCAATCCCAACAATAACCCGCTATGTGGTAGAACTATCATTATCAAAGGTTCCAACGGCAAGGTTTCTCATGGTACCGTCTTAGATCAATGCGAAGGCTGCAAAATGAGTGATATGTATGTCAGCCACAAAATCTATAAAGAAATTTGGGGGAGCCTGGAGAAGGACGGCACCAATATCCAGTGGTGGTATAGCTAA
- a CDS encoding hypothetical protein (At least one base has a quality score < 10), whose amino-acid sequence MITAVLFVCWMHSRVKNGQVALIPNELWKNPCFTSVCITVALSFAVLNSLDLVTSLYFQEIEHLSALEAAIRMLPSTVVGLTLNITTGLVVHKIRANWLVALASLLSAGSPLLMAVIQSDWPYWKCAFPAQVLMPFSVDVLFTIGLIIITEVFPEEKQAVAGAVFNTAAQLGNTMGLAAMQIISTWVTKQQEKVKSPTQALMEGYRATFWTMLALLLVCTIVGAIGLRKAGKVGSKHY is encoded by the exons ATGATAACAGCAGTGTTGTTTGTTTGCTGGATGCATTCTCGAGTCAAGAATGGCCAGGTTGCTCTCATCCCGAATGAGCTCTGGAAAAATCCTTGTTTTACCAGTGTCTGCATCACTGTGGCCCTATCGTTTGCTGTGTTGAACTCTCTGGACCTCGTGACGAGTCTTTA TTTCCAAGAAATCGAGCATCTCTCAGCTCTTGAAGCAGCTATACGCATGCTTCCGAGCACTGTGGTTGGCCTCACCCTCAACATCACTACGGGTCTTGTAGTTCACAAGATCCGTGCTAACTGGCTGGTCGCTCTCGCTTCCCTCCTTTCCGCTGGCTCCCCTCTGTTAATGGCTGTCATCCAGTCGGACTGGCCATACTGGAAGTGCGCTTTTCCCGCACAGGTCCTCATGCCGTTCTCTGTTGATGTTCTTTTCACAATCGGCCTTATCATTATCACGGAGGTTTTTCCCGAAGAAAAGCAAGCAGTCGCTGGTGCTGTTTTCAATACCGCTGCGCAGCTTGGCAATACCATGGGGCTTGCTGCCATGCAAATCATCTCAACATGGGTCACAAAACAACAAGAGAAAGTAAAATCCCCGACACAGGCTCTGATGGAGGGATACAGAGCGACATTTTGGACTATGTTAGCCCTCCTCTTGGTCTGTACCATTGTTGGAGCAATTGGCCTTCGAAAAGCGGGCAAAGTTGGGTCAAAACATTATTAA